One genomic segment of Paenibacillus durus includes these proteins:
- a CDS encoding DMT family transporter → MIQGLLLALVAGSLVSMQNVFNSKVNEHTGSWATTALVLGMGFAASLTFGLIFEGGRLFSLENMKPWYWISGVIGVGVVICLTLGIRLLGPTYAISIVLISQLGSALWWDSMGWLGLNKVPFTFRQLLGVLVIVGGILVFKLGGGRVHQSASEETNETPPCKIKNEARGA, encoded by the coding sequence ATGATTCAAGGGCTGTTACTCGCGCTCGTCGCAGGTTCGCTTGTAAGTATGCAGAATGTGTTTAACAGTAAAGTCAATGAACATACAGGGTCCTGGGCCACAACGGCTTTGGTGCTGGGAATGGGCTTTGCGGCTTCGCTGACTTTTGGCCTGATCTTTGAAGGGGGCCGGCTGTTCAGTCTGGAGAATATGAAGCCCTGGTACTGGATCAGCGGCGTAATCGGGGTGGGGGTCGTTATCTGTCTGACGCTGGGGATCCGGCTTCTTGGTCCTACGTATGCCATCTCCATCGTTCTGATCTCACAGCTCGGAAGCGCCCTATGGTGGGATTCGATGGGCTGGCTTGGCTTAAACAAAGTTCCTTTTACATTCAGACAGCTGCTCGGGGTGCTGGTCATTGTCGGCGGAATTTTGGTATTCAAATTAGGAGGCGGGCGTGTGCATCAGTCGGCTTCGGAAGAAACAAACGAGACTCCGCCATGCAAAATAAAGAATGAAGCGAGAGGCGCATAG
- a CDS encoding NUDIX hydrolase produces MTTVIDKIAWISMNQGKLLCARSRGKDIYYLPGGKRESGESDTDTLLREIEEELSVRINPETVAYFGTFEAEAHGKTGGVQVKMSCYTAEFEGELRPASEIGELAWLTYNDRGRVSEVTQIIFDKLHEMERLD; encoded by the coding sequence ATGACAACCGTAATCGATAAAATCGCCTGGATATCCATGAATCAGGGCAAACTGTTATGCGCCCGTTCCCGAGGGAAGGATATCTACTACTTGCCCGGTGGAAAAAGAGAGTCCGGCGAGAGTGATACAGATACGCTGCTGCGGGAAATAGAGGAGGAGCTATCGGTTCGGATCAATCCCGAAACCGTCGCCTACTTCGGGACGTTTGAAGCGGAGGCTCACGGCAAGACTGGGGGGGTTCAGGTGAAAATGTCATGTTACACGGCCGAGTTCGAAGGAGAACTGCGTCCGGCTTCGGAAATCGGGGAATTGGCCTGGTTAACCTATAATGACCGGGGCCGTGTATCTGAAGTTACACAGATTATTTTTGATAAGCTGCATGAGATGGAGCGGCTGGACTGA